The Erythrobacter litoralis HTCC2594 nucleotide sequence GGACTGCAGCGAACTCGGCATCGGGAAAGCTCGTCGTCTGAGTGCCCGTGTCGCTGATGCTGCGCGTCTGCGTGGCACCATAAGCGATATTGGGTGCGAGGTTTCCTTGGGCGAACTGCCGCGAAAACACGTTCGAATTGTCGATGTTCGAATTGCCCAGAGAGACATTGCCGGTGCTCGCGTCGCGTGCCGCTTCCTCTGCTGCGTTCTGGCTTGGGTTCAGATAGCTCGTCGCTTGCCCTGATATTGCCAGCGCACCGCGCGCCACGCCGCCAGCGAGGAAGGGTATCGAGGCGACGAGATAGCCAGCGAGGATCCCAATATCGCTGTTGACGTCGCTCATACCGGCAAAGGTTGCAAGACTAAGGCCTGAACTGCCACCGGCAGCTGCGACATCGCCAGCACCCTTCAACATCAGGATCATGTGCAGGATCACGAAAAGCGGCCCCCAGGCGGCCAGATAGAAGAAGCCGGTGACGTAGCCTCTCAGCGCAATCGGGCCTGTCTTGGGCATAAGGAAAAGCGGGAAGAGCACCGGGAACAGGGCGTAGAACACCACTGTCAGCACGACATTGAGGATCGGCACCCATTTCATCGCGTTGTGCGCAATCGAGGAATAGGTGCGCTCGGTCTGGATATCGGCGCGGGTCTGCGCGAAGACATCGACACTGCTCGTGCCGCTCGATCCGACAAAGCCGTGCATCGCCTGATTCATGGCGTTGATCGTCAGCACCTGTCGGAAGATATCGCTCGCGCTGCGAGAAATACCGGTGAGATATTGGTAAGCGACCGGCAGGTCTGCCATCAGCTTGGCTTTGGCGAGCGCTTCGGTCTGACGCGGATAGAGCTGGCGTCCTGCCACCAATGTCATTTCGTCGATCATGTTGTCCCATTGCCCGGACAGCGCGGTGTAGGCTTCGCGGCAGGTGACAATCGACGCCGTGACACTGTCGTCGGCTTGGCGGGTCAGGAATTGTTGCGCTCGTGCCGCGCTTCCCGGCGCAATGCTCGCCCAGATGTCGTCGCTCTCGGAAAGCTCTTTCATTGAGTAGCGTCCGAGCAATAGGTCATAGAACACGCATTGCTGGACGTGTTCGTCGAAGTTGGTGGCGAACTCAGGATCGGCGATGCGCAGCGATTTCGTGGCCTCGAACAGTCGCGCGCCGTAGATCATACCGTTCTTTGAATAATTGAGGTCGTCGGGCAGGCCGAAAACGAGTTCGGCTGAGCGGGTCAGATAATCTCCTGCCTGACTGGTGAAACTCGCCATGAGCGCAAGCCCGAGCGGAACATTGGCGACCGTTGCCGGGGCAAGGCTGGGGTTGACGCGATCGGTGACCTGCACGTCCATCCGCGGCACCATCAGGCACATGTAGATGAGCGTCGCGCCGAGGAACCAGTTAAGCCAGGCGCGCCAGTCCTGGTTGAAAGCCACCACGATGACCGCCAGCGCCATACCCATCACCAGCGCGACCTGAATAAGGCTTTTATAGCCGCCAGCCCCAGTCCATGCGGCGACCGCATTGAGCACGTTGACGATATATTCGCCGCCGCCAATCGTGAAGATCTCGACCATCCCGACTGCTCCTTATGGAATGATCGAGCGGGACTGCATCCCGCGTGACCAGTCGAGGGCTGCCGCCATCGACGGCGACATCGATGCTGCAAGCATGTTTTCGATCATCGCGGTCTTCTCGATGATCTGCATGATCGCGGAGACCCGCGCTTGGCCGGTTGCCTGTCGCTGTGAGAGGCTTGAACGTACTTCGGCGACCTGAGCGCGCCAGATAGCGAGCTTGGCTTCATCGGCCGCGATGAAGCTTGCCATCGACCGGCCAGCCTCGGCCGTTATCCTTTCGAGTATGGCATAGAGGAGATCAATGCTGGCGATCTCGGCCAGGGTGTCGCGATCGTCAGTCGGCATGCCGCGGCCATAGGCCGCCTGCACCGTCAGGATCTTGTAGAGCGGCACCGAGGCGACCTGGAGCAGTTCCTTTTCTTCGTCTCCAATGGCGGTGTCGCTGCGGATCGCCTCGACCATGCTGCCAATGAGCCTTGCGACACGTGGCCGGATGGCTTTTGTGTTCGTCAGGCTCATCTGCTGAAAGGTTGGGTTGAGGCATTGATCGGGCTCATCGCACTGGAACACCCGAACCGACTGGTCCTGCGTCCCATCGAGCAGCGCGGTCACCAGTGTCGAGGAGGCGTCGCCAGCAAAGGGTACGAACTTGCCCGGCTCATCGTCGCTCGGCGGCACATAAATCACCGTGCCGATAAGCGTCATCGCATACTCGGCAAGGTCGCGGTCGAATGTGCCGCCCGGGTTGAAGAAGGCGCTCTGCTTGAGAACGTGCCAGGTGTAATTGCGCGGCACACCCGGATTGACGTCGGCATAGTCGGCGCCTGCGCTTTCATTGGTCGAAGCGCGCTGCCCGCGTGTCCCGCAGCCGTGCTTGGCAGCGGCGTAGTCGGTGAAGATACCTTCGGAATTGCCGATGGCTTCGCAGATCGCCTTGTCGGCGAGGTCACCCTTTGGCCAGATACCGCCGACCAGCCCTTGCGCCATCTCGCAGGAGTTGATCGAGAGATTGTTCATCAGCTGAGCCTTTTGGCTGAACTCCTGCATGATCTTGTTGCACTCGGGGCAGACCGTATCGATCGCCAGGCTGAAGGCGAAGCCGACCGCGTTGTTGGCGACCGCCTTCAAGAGCGCGACCATCTCGCTTGCATTGATGAACGAAAAGGATCCGGCGAAGATGTCGATCCCGCCGCAGCCTGCCCGTGCCCTTGGGAGTTGCAGATTGGCGATGTTGGTCGTCTTTTGCGGAAAGCGCGTCCAGACATTGCCGAGGCTGTAATAGCCCGCCGACTGGCCTTCGAAGGCGGTCGGGCCGGTGACATTGGCCGCTGCGCCCATGTCATCCATGAAGCGGTCCATGCTGTCTCCGACATTAGCTGCAACCGGTGATACGACCATGCTGGCTGCGGCTATGGTAAGCGCTGCATTGCGAATTCTAGTAATCATGTCCGGCTTCTTTCACGGTGAGGAGGTAGATGCGGTCCTGGAGCTCGTCGGCCGAGAGCACGCCGTATCCGATCGGGATCGGGCGCTTGGCGAGGCTGTCCCAAAGCACCAGCGCAGGCGTAATCCCGGGCTCGAGCCCCATGCGCGGGCGCTGGCCGCTTTCGACCTTGTAGTCAGGGAAGTGCCGCGAGGGTCCGCCGTCGGTCGAGATCGCCCGCACCGTAATCTGCCAACGGTCCGCCACTGATCTGACGATCGGGCTCATGACCTCGCAGGCCCCGCAGGTCTGGGCAAAGAAATAGAACAGGCCGTAGCGCTCAGACAGCCGCGCCATCACCGCGTCGCGGTCGGCAGCGCGCGCATCCTGCCATTGCTTCTTGGCAAGCGCGCCGACCGGGCGCTCAAGCGTGTAGTCGAGTTCGGGATCCTGCCAGATGGCGCGCTGCCAGACATCGGAGAACAGCGAAGCCCGGTCGAGCTGTGCGCGCTGAAAACGGATGTAGGCGGTGACGTTCTCCGGTGTCGGATAGAGGATCGCGCGGGCTTTGAGCTCGCGCAATTCTTCGGTGATCGCGTCGAGCTGCTGCGTAGCTGCAACCTCTTTTGCAGGCTGCTCCTTTTCGGGTTCGGCTACCGGGACCGGCTTGACGCAATAGAACCAGTAACCGAGCCGGCGCTGCTCGCAATAGAGGCTGTCAGCTCTCGTGGTCGCCTCTGCCGTCCGGCTTTGCTGCGCGGTTGCCGGGGCGGGTATTACAGTGGCGAGCCACAAGGTCAGGGCGACGATCAATTGGCGGCGCATCATTGGCCACTCCGTGCGTAATAGTCTTCGATCTTCTGCTGGATAAGGACGCTGGTCTCGAGCTCATCGGGAAGCCGCGCCGCCTCGGTAAATTCCGCATAGACTTCGCTGAAATCCATTTGGCTGAGATCAAGCTGCGCGAATTCGTCGAGGGTGAAGCCCTCGCATTGCTCTTCCCTGGGTTTGTCCCAGGGCTTGGGAAGCTGTTTGCGGCCTTGTTCCTGGAGGATGCGAGACAGCTTGCTCTCAAAGCAGCAATAGGCCTTTTTCTTGGTCAGGCAGACGCCGAGGAACTTCTTCGAGCAATAGGTCCCGGCATAAGCGCACAGGCCTTGCGCATCGCGTTCGTGGAGCAGAACTTCCTCGCGATCGCAGCCAAGCGCCACCAGCAGGCTGATGCCAGGGATCAGCGGAAAGCCTTTGCCTTTGCAGCAATTGAGAACGCCAAAGACCTTGGACGAGCAGGTGTTCCGGGTCCCACGAAACAGCGTCAACGTGTCCGGATCAAATGCCCCACGGGCCTCATCCATCGCGTGGAGCGCTGTGACTGCATCCTTGAACTCGTCATTGGCATTGCGCTCGATCGTTTCGCAGGATCCGTCGATGCAATAGACATCGCCGTCGCAGACATATTGGGTTGTACCGGTATCACCTGCCGGAAGCGGACATTCGTAGATCCGTTCCCAGGTCTCGCATGGAGTGCCATCGGTGAGGCATTCTTCGCGCAGGAACCGGCAAGTCCCCTGATCCTCGATCTCTGCGCAATCGCTCGCCGCGCTTCGCGTCACGCAGCTGTAGCTGCGCTGCCATTCCCAGCAGGAGCGCGAAACCGATACGCCGTCGATAATCCGGGTCTGCGGAAAGCTGTCAGTACAGATCTCGGTTTCGAGCGCGCAGTCAGCATTGTTGCCAAGCCCGGTGCACTGGCTCTCGTCCAGGGCCGTATCCACCTCGGTGTCGGTGGTCACGGCATAAGGAGTGAAGCGGTTATCCGGTGCATCGCAGCTGATCTCGGCAATCGGATCGCCGGGTTCCGTGCAATAGTGGGTGAACTGGTTGTCACGCCATTGGAGGCATGGCCCGGGCCTGTACCCGGTAATCCGGCAGGAATTGCCGTCGAACGCAGAACACCATGGGTGCCCGAAACTGCCTCCGGTGTCGTTGCACAGATAGTGCCATTGCTGGCGCTGGCTCACGTTTGCGATGAGTGGAACCGTGCACTGGCCTGCCGACTGCTCGATCCTTGTGCCCGAATTGCAGGTGGCTGTGTAAGTCCCTGCGCTCGCCGATCCTGGCGGCAGCGGGACGCAGGCGCCCTGGCTGCCGGTGACCGACATGCCGCTCGTGTAATCGAGCGGGGTCTCGTTGATCGCAAGGCTTCGCGCGATAACATCCTCGATCTCTTCGCTGTCGAAGCGAGCACGATTGGCAATGCTGTCGCGCATGGCGCGGTAACCTTGATGTGTGGTCGCAGCAGCGGCCGCGCTGCTTTCGATCCGGTCGGGATTGTCGGCAAGCCGTTCGAGGTCTCGCACCGCGTTTGGCTCGTAGTTGGGAAGATCGGCCGCTTCTGGCGGGGTTTGCGCGGCTCGCTGCGCATCACCGCGCAGGCTCTGCCCGAAGCTTTTCCCGTCTTCCTTCGCGTCTTGCTGCTGTGCTGCCACGGGCGCAGCAACCAGGCAGGCGGCGAGTGCCGCTGCTTTGAGTAACAAGCGGTGCATCATCGCTGGTCTCCTTGAAGGCGGTTCCTGTGAAGGCGGGCGAGCTCCGCGCCTGGGCCACGGCCCAAAGCGAAGGTTTCAAGCACTTCTCCCACGCTGATATTGCCCGCGATCCGGTCATGCGGGGGCACGTTGCTGATACAGTCGAACCCGTCGCACGGGACGAAATCAGTGCTGAGCATGACAAAGCTCGGCGCAGCTTCGATTTCGAAAGCCCGGAACAGCCGGGGATCGATGCCGAGCGATCCGGCTTCGGTGCTATCGCTCCAGATCGCAGAGAGGCGTTTCTTGAACCCCTCGCTGTTTCCTTGGGGGAAACCGCGCAGCACGGTGACGCCGCCGGCCCGCGTCATGTCATGGACAAGCGCTTTCAATGCCGCTGGCGGCATCGACAGGCTGGCAAAGGCGATGAAGCGAGGGCTTGACCCTAGCGATGCCTTTTCGGCAGCGACCTGACTCGCAATCATCGTATCGAAGTCGAGGACGGCGTCAGTTTCGGGCACCGTGATGCTCTCCGCATAGGCGGTTCGGTTCGCCAGCGCCTCGACTTGTAGGGTCTGCGCGTCCTCGGTCAGCGCTTCGGCACGCTGGCGCACATTGGTCGCAAGCGCTTGCGCCTCTTCGGAATGCTCGGCCGCGCGCTCCCGGATTGCATTGAGGTCGATACCCTCGGGTATGCTCTGGGCGAGGGCCAGCCCGCCCAGCGACACGGCGAGGCCAACAGGCAAAAGGATCAGATATTTGTTCATAGTGCGCAGCAATTCCTCTTGCGCCAGACGAGGTATCCCATGTCTTCGCCAATGGCGGGGATCATCTGTCCGGGTTCCTGAAGCGTGGTGGAGGTGCCGATCGGCGGGCAGGCGTAGCGTCCGCTTGTCGCCGGATTGGGATTGGTGGCCTGGAAGCGGTATTGCTGCTTTCGCATCACCGGCATCAGGTATTTGCCGCACAAGCCTTTAGACCCCATCGTGCCCCACGAGACGAGTTCACGGTGCAGCTTGTAAGCGAAGCGAGAAAGCACGAGCCGCGAGGCCTGGACATGCCCGATCGAGGCCGAAACATTGCCGTTCATCGGATACATCGAGCCCTGACAGCCTGCGCACCAGAACATCTCGTCGATTGGCAGCTTGGCGGTCGAAGCCGCGCAATCAGCAGCGCAGGCGGCGAGCGCTAACGGATTGGCAAAGAGCACCGCTTCAGGATTGATGATCGCAGTGAGCTCGCTGTCCTGCCACAGCGGATCGATCTCGGAGATGTAGAGGATATCGATTGATCCCGGCTCGAGGCACAGGAAATCGGCGACGATCTCCATCCAGTAGATCAGCGGATAGGCATACCAGTGGACGTGCCAGCTCGAATAATACTGGCTGGCACCGCCTACGGCGGACGGTCCTGAGATCGAACGGAACCCGATATCGAAGCCGGGATCGAGTTTTGTGCCGCCAAGGTTCACGAAGCACCACGGCTTCATGCTGACATCGGCAAGGCGGACCGGCTCCCAGAACCCCATCGCGATGCCGGGCCGGATCCCGCAAAGGCAGACCGGGAGATCGGGATTGTCGGGATCAGGTCGATTGCTCGGCCAGATATCCAGCCCGCCGATGGAGATCGGGAAAAGGCATGACCAGCAGATGTCGGTGATCGGGTTGACGAAACTGCCGGTGCATTTGCCCGGACCCGCATCGGCCGAAGCTGGCGAGGCAAAAGCGAGCGAAAGTGTCGCCGTCATGAGGATCAGGAAAGCGCGGATGCTGCTCATGGCCGTGCCTTTCGGGGCGGTAGCGCGATCTCGCTCACCTCGAGCAGGCGCCCGTCCTGCCGCACGCGGGCTGGAACGGACCGGATGCCAAATTTCGCGGTCAGCTTGCCGCCCTGGTCAAAATAGAAGCGGCGCTGTCGGGCCTTCATCAGCTCGAGCGGCGCGCCCTTGACCAGGATCAGCTTGGCATTGGCGTCTTGTTTGAGTGCCCAGGCAAGCTGATCGGGATCATCGCCATCAAGAAACAGCAAGTCGGCACGCAGCTGCACGCTGTCGAGCGGATTGACCCTTGTGCCTGCCGCATGGATGAGTTCGCCTTTCGCGCCGCGGATATCGGCGGCGAGCGTGATCGTCGGATCGAAACTCCAGCGCCGCGCTTCGCTCGCCCGGACAAGTCGGCTGACGGGATCAGGCCGGTTCACCCGCGCAATTGTGCGACGCTTCAGTTCGTTGTTGAGCCGCGCTGTCTCTCCCGATTGTTCCATCTGGGTGAGGCGGGAATGGATCTGTTCGAGCAGGTCGCGTTCGATCACGGGAAAAACCGTGCCGCGCTGGCCATAGTCGCGGGCCATTGCCTGGATGGGAAAAAGAAGAGCCGCCAGTGGGATCGAGAGGAAGAGTAGCTTTCTCACAGGATCGCCCTCCCACTGCCAAGGATCTGGCCGCGGCAGATGAACCCGATCTCGGCGTAGCGGCTGTCGAACCCGCGCGGATGGTCGGTCCCGGTGTAGAAGCAGTCTTGCGGGATCGGGCCTTCGGGGCCTTTGCCCAATGGGATGCCGAGGCGGGTTTCTTCGAGCCGCGCAGCAATCCTTTGACCGTTGATGAAGACCTCCTGGCCTCGGTGGCTCACGACATCGCCCGGCACTCCGAGAACCCGCTTGCCGAAGAGCTGCGCGCCTTCTCCGAAGTGCGCTTCGATGAGCTTGCTCTTCGGTGGCTCGAAAAAGATCAGGCTGCCGCGCTCGATTGGCGCATGCTTATCGAGCCAGAAGGCCCAGTTGGGCAGGCTCGGGCTCGCATTGATGAGGAAGGCGTGTTCCTTGGCGAAGGCATCGACGGCGCTCCATCCAAGGGGAAGCAGGACCAGCGCGGTAAGAACAAGCGGGCGTTTGAGTGTCTGGATGAGCGGTTGGATGAGGCCTGTCATGGCGTTTCCTCCTGTTCGAGCTGGCGGATGATCCGCACGCGCAGTTCATCGGTCGCGTCCGGAACACCGCCCGCGAGCACCGCTTCTCCGACCAGCACAATGCGCCCATCGGTGCCCATCTCCCTGACGGCGCGTTCGGAAGCCTTGAGAAAGGCGAGCACGCGCGCTTGGCTCGCCTCGGGATCGCGTCCGTCGCGCGCTTCTGCGTCCACAAATGTCGAGATCGTCTCGGCAAGCCGGACGGTGACGATTTTCTGACGGGGCTCGGACAGCTCGCGGCTGACCCAGGCCGCCCAGAGCAGTGCACCTGTGATGGCGAGCACGCCAGCAATCTTGAGCAGCAAGGCGCGATTGAAGGTCGGCAATTTTCTCGTATCAGTCACGGGGCGGCTCCTTGTCGGGGTGGGTCTCGAGCTCGTCGATCAGCCGCTGCAGAAAGCGCGGCATGCGAAAGAGCGTCACCGCGCCGCCTGCGACGAGGAAGCCAATCTGGAGATCCGAGCTGAAAAGGCTGCGGCGCAAAGCGTCCGCTTCGAGATAGCGGTCCGAGAGATTGCCGAGCTGGGTGAAGAGCGCGTGCAAGTCCCAGCCAGCGACAAACAGGAACAGGGCAAGCGGAAGACCGAGCGCGATAAGAAGCGAGGTCGCAGCGAAGCGCGCGGTCTCGATCAGGACGAAGCAGGTTCCCTGCAGAAAGGGCAGGATGGCTTTGA carries:
- a CDS encoding conjugal transfer protein TraN; this encodes MMHRLLLKAAALAACLVAAPVAAQQQDAKEDGKSFGQSLRGDAQRAAQTPPEAADLPNYEPNAVRDLERLADNPDRIESSAAAAATTHQGYRAMRDSIANRARFDSEEIEDVIARSLAINETPLDYTSGMSVTGSQGACVPLPPGSASAGTYTATCNSGTRIEQSAGQCTVPLIANVSQRQQWHYLCNDTGGSFGHPWCSAFDGNSCRITGYRPGPCLQWRDNQFTHYCTEPGDPIAEISCDAPDNRFTPYAVTTDTEVDTALDESQCTGLGNNADCALETEICTDSFPQTRIIDGVSVSRSCWEWQRSYSCVTRSAASDCAEIEDQGTCRFLREECLTDGTPCETWERIYECPLPAGDTGTTQYVCDGDVYCIDGSCETIERNANDEFKDAVTALHAMDEARGAFDPDTLTLFRGTRNTCSSKVFGVLNCCKGKGFPLIPGISLLVALGCDREEVLLHERDAQGLCAYAGTYCSKKFLGVCLTKKKAYCCFESKLSRILQEQGRKQLPKPWDKPREEQCEGFTLDEFAQLDLSQMDFSEVYAEFTEAARLPDELETSVLIQQKIEDYYARSGQ
- a CDS encoding S26 family signal peptidase; the protein is MTGLIQPLIQTLKRPLVLTALVLLPLGWSAVDAFAKEHAFLINASPSLPNWAFWLDKHAPIERGSLIFFEPPKSKLIEAHFGEGAQLFGKRVLGVPGDVVSHRGQEVFINGQRIAARLEETRLGIPLGKGPEGPIPQDCFYTGTDHPRGFDSRYAEIGFICRGQILGSGRAIL
- a CDS encoding conjugal transfer protein TraF — encoded protein: MMRRQLIVALTLWLATVIPAPATAQQSRTAEATTRADSLYCEQRRLGYWFYCVKPVPVAEPEKEQPAKEVAATQQLDAITEELRELKARAILYPTPENVTAYIRFQRAQLDRASLFSDVWQRAIWQDPELDYTLERPVGALAKKQWQDARAADRDAVMARLSERYGLFYFFAQTCGACEVMSPIVRSVADRWQITVRAISTDGGPSRHFPDYKVESGQRPRMGLEPGITPALVLWDSLAKRPIPIGYGVLSADELQDRIYLLTVKEAGHDY
- the traU gene encoding conjugal transfer pilus assembly protein TraU is translated as MSSIRAFLILMTATLSLAFASPASADAGPGKCTGSFVNPITDICWSCLFPISIGGLDIWPSNRPDPDNPDLPVCLCGIRPGIAMGFWEPVRLADVSMKPWCFVNLGGTKLDPGFDIGFRSISGPSAVGGASQYYSSWHVHWYAYPLIYWMEIVADFLCLEPGSIDILYISEIDPLWQDSELTAIINPEAVLFANPLALAACAADCAASTAKLPIDEMFWCAGCQGSMYPMNGNVSASIGHVQASRLVLSRFAYKLHRELVSWGTMGSKGLCGKYLMPVMRKQQYRFQATNPNPATSGRYACPPIGTSTTLQEPGQMIPAIGEDMGYLVWRKRNCCAL
- a CDS encoding conjugal transfer protein TraG N-terminal domain-containing protein — encoded protein: MVEIFTIGGGEYIVNVLNAVAAWTGAGGYKSLIQVALVMGMALAVIVVAFNQDWRAWLNWFLGATLIYMCLMVPRMDVQVTDRVNPSLAPATVANVPLGLALMASFTSQAGDYLTRSAELVFGLPDDLNYSKNGMIYGARLFEATKSLRIADPEFATNFDEHVQQCVFYDLLLGRYSMKELSESDDIWASIAPGSAARAQQFLTRQADDSVTASIVTCREAYTALSGQWDNMIDEMTLVAGRQLYPRQTEALAKAKLMADLPVAYQYLTGISRSASDIFRQVLTINAMNQAMHGFVGSSGTSSVDVFAQTRADIQTERTYSSIAHNAMKWVPILNVVLTVVFYALFPVLFPLFLMPKTGPIALRGYVTGFFYLAAWGPLFVILHMILMLKGAGDVAAAGGSSGLSLATFAGMSDVNSDIGILAGYLVASIPFLAGGVARGALAISGQATSYLNPSQNAAEEAARDASTGNVSLGNSNIDNSNVFSRQFAQGNLAPNIAYGATQTRSISDTGTQTTSFPDAEFAAVPNSSYPFTPTLGQDFSSRLSTMASESRSQSETFSNLAQQSTSSAVTRFSELRDAYTRSRSNETVSGTSTNDSIGRTFSELDNASNTLQQQFGLSRRASDDITVSWFLNGNAGAEGRVERKGTRGSLGLSGGRNQSWTDSDIGIASEDRSRIEGALSQISESQNWSSSREGFFRETSSSSEALVSSSAAGVTTSLTEAQSYTLEARRAEEIANRLESQASWYESSNAAGTLNLSQAYREWGMAEIEANRDYYGQARFDDIDFQMSAQGQQLQARFVESYADGLNNEIASELVLPDAAPVARPNVGSASGVRGSVQLGGVPSSLGDPSDGREEIARDVSQRQREGSRSIEQRRGRLDRTTRDARGASAEAADDVKEW
- the traW gene encoding type-F conjugative transfer system protein TraW codes for the protein MARDYGQRGTVFPVIERDLLEQIHSRLTQMEQSGETARLNNELKRRTIARVNRPDPVSRLVRASEARRWSFDPTITLAADIRGAKGELIHAAGTRVNPLDSVQLRADLLFLDGDDPDQLAWALKQDANAKLILVKGAPLELMKARQRRFYFDQGGKLTAKFGIRSVPARVRQDGRLLEVSEIALPPRKARP
- a CDS encoding TrbC family F-type conjugative pilus assembly protein, with the translated sequence MNKYLILLPVGLAVSLGGLALAQSIPEGIDLNAIRERAAEHSEEAQALATNVRQRAEALTEDAQTLQVEALANRTAYAESITVPETDAVLDFDTMIASQVAAEKASLGSSPRFIAFASLSMPPAALKALVHDMTRAGGVTVLRGFPQGNSEGFKKRLSAIWSDSTEAGSLGIDPRLFRAFEIEAAPSFVMLSTDFVPCDGFDCISNVPPHDRIAGNISVGEVLETFALGRGPGAELARLHRNRLQGDQR
- a CDS encoding conjugal transfer protein TraH, which produces MITRIRNAALTIAAASMVVSPVAANVGDSMDRFMDDMGAAANVTGPTAFEGQSAGYYSLGNVWTRFPQKTTNIANLQLPRARAGCGGIDIFAGSFSFINASEMVALLKAVANNAVGFAFSLAIDTVCPECNKIMQEFSQKAQLMNNLSINSCEMAQGLVGGIWPKGDLADKAICEAIGNSEGIFTDYAAAKHGCGTRGQRASTNESAGADYADVNPGVPRNYTWHVLKQSAFFNPGGTFDRDLAEYAMTLIGTVIYVPPSDDEPGKFVPFAGDASSTLVTALLDGTQDQSVRVFQCDEPDQCLNPTFQQMSLTNTKAIRPRVARLIGSMVEAIRSDTAIGDEEKELLQVASVPLYKILTVQAAYGRGMPTDDRDTLAEIASIDLLYAILERITAEAGRSMASFIAADEAKLAIWRAQVAEVRSSLSQRQATGQARVSAIMQIIEKTAMIENMLAASMSPSMAAALDWSRGMQSRSIIP
- a CDS encoding type-F conjugative transfer system protein TrbI, which encodes MTDTRKLPTFNRALLLKIAGVLAITGALLWAAWVSRELSEPRQKIVTVRLAETISTFVDAEARDGRDPEASQARVLAFLKASERAVREMGTDGRIVLVGEAVLAGGVPDATDELRVRIIRQLEQEETP